The DNA region GACGCGGCGTTCCATCGCCGCCCAGAGACTGCCTCGCGATCGCTCTGGACGGCAGATGGAGGAACAAAAGCCGCCAGAAAGGGGCAGGAACGCGGTATCGATGAGGCCAGCGCGTCCTGCGGAAATGGGAGCGCACGTTGGCGTGCGCCTTGCCGGGACTATCGCGCCAGGGCCAGGCCGTCGGCGCGGGGGTCGCTGCCTGCTGCCAGGCAGCCGCTCTCCGGATTGCGCAGGATTATCTGTCCGCGACCGAACAGGGAGCGCTCCATGCCTGTGACCGTGCCCAGCATATGGCCGGTGCCGGCCAGGCCCAGCGTGATCTTGATGTCCATGCCGTCTTCCAGAGCCACGCCCGACGTGGGGTCGCCGTCCGGGATGCAGAAGCGCGGCAGGTCCAGCGCGGTCTGGGGGTCGAGCCCATCGCCGCCGCGGCAGAAGAGGTTCACCGCCACCTGCACGTGGCCCTGCGGCTGCATGAAGCCGCCCATTACGCCGAAGGGGCCGAGCAGAGCGCCGTCCTCGGCGCGTGTGGCCATGGAGGGAATGATGGTGTGGTAGGGCCGTTTGTTCGGGCCGACCTCGTTGGGATGGCCGGCTTGCAGCGAGAAGTTCGCGCCCCTGTTCTGCAAAGAGAAGCCTAGTCCGGGGGGCACGATGCCCGAGCCGAAGCCCAGGTAGTTGGAGTTGACCATGGAGCAGGCGTTGCCCTGGCCGTCCACCACGCAGAAGTAGACGGTATCCGAGGTTCCTGGAGGCGAGCCTTCCGGGAGACTCAGACATTTTTCCGGGTCCACAAGGCAGGCGAGCTCGGTGATGCGCTCGGGGTCGAGCAGGGCCTCGGCAGGCGTGTCCATGCTCCGGGGATCGGACACGTGGCGATGCGCCTCGGCAAAGGCCAGCCGCAACGCCTCCACCATCAGGTGGCAGTCGTAGGCTGAGGGAGACGGGCTGGAGAGGTTCGCGTCAACGGCTTCGAGAATGGCCAGAGCGATGAGCGCCACAATGCCCTGGCTGTTGGGCGGGCACTCGTGGATGCGCACCTTCTTGCCCAAAGTCGTGGACATGGACTCGCTCCACACGCCTTCGGCCTCGTTGGCCTCCAGGTGCCGGGCCAGATCGTCCGGAGCCAGCACGCCGCCCTTGTCCTGCACGGCGCGGGCAATGGTCGCGGCAATCTCGCCCTGGTAGAAGGCCGCCGGACCATCCGCGGCAATGCGCTTGAGCACGCCGGCCAGCGCCTTGTTGGTGATGCGTTCGCCAGCCGCCGGAGCGCGGCCGGCGGGCATCAGGTCGCCGGGATCGCCGGCCGGTATGAGCTGGTGCTCCATGCCGTCGCGCCAGAGGGATGCGGTTACCGGGCCGATGGCGAAGCCGGACTCGGCAAGCTCCACGGCCGGTTCCAGGCAGGGGCCTAGTCCCAGGCGGCCGAACCGCCGGGAGAGGTCGGCCCAGGCGCCGCATGCGCCGGGCACGGTGACGGCCAGTGGCGACAGCGGCGGTATGGCCCCGGCAATGTTGTGCGAGGCCATAACCGCTGGCGTAAGCGCGGAGGGGGAGCGGCCCGAGCCGTTGAGCGCATGGACCGCTCCGTGCTCCGCGTCGTAGTACAGGGCAAAGGCGTCGCCGCCGAGGCCGGTGGAGCAGGGCTCCACCACGGCCAGCACGGCGGCCATGGCCACTGCGGCATCGGCGGCCGAGCCGCCGTTTTCGAGGATGCGCATGCCGATCCAGGTGGCCAGCGGTTGGCTGGACGCCGCAGCATGCCGGGTTCCACAAACAGGCGAACGCCGAGAGCGGAAGATGAGGTCTGGATCGCGAGCCGGAATGTTGAGCGGATCGGACACGGTGTGTGCTCCTCGTTATGGAGTGTTAACTGTTACCCCAGCTCTCACGCTGGCTGCGGCTCCGAAAAGAACAAGTCCCCACGTATTGTCTATACGTAACGGTCTTGGCTTTTTTTTGCACCCCTGCCGCCGTGGTCTGCGAACAGCCTGTCGGAAGAAATCCTTTTCAGCAAGCTGTTACCCTTGACGCAGCTCGTCAATGAGCCTGGCCAGACGCGAGGCAAGATCGGCCAGGCCGGCAACGGCCTGCTCCGCCTCGTACATGCCCTGGGTGTTTTCCGCGGAGATGCTGTTGACCTCTTCTATGGCGCGATTGATCTCCTCGCTGGCGGCGGATTGTTGCTCCGAAGCCGTGGCGATGGATCGCACCTGGTCGGAGGTGGTCTCCACGATACGCACGATCTCCTGCAGTGCGGCTCCGGCCTGCTCGGCGTACTCGGTGGAGAGCTGCACAGCGCCGGAGGCTTCGTCCATAGACTCGACAGTTCCGCGGGTCTCCTGCTGAATCGCATCGATGGCCCGGCCCACCTCGCTGGTGGCGGACATGGTCTTTTCCGCCAGCTTGCGCACCTCGTCGGCTACCACGGCGAAGCCGCGGCCCGCCTCTCCGGCGCGCGCCGCCTCGATGGCCGCGTTCAGGGCCAGCAGGTTGGTCTGGTCAGCGATGTCGGTGATGACGGTCATGATGGCGCCGATATCTTCGGCCCTGCGGCCCAGCGAATCGAGGCTGCTCTTCATCTGCGATGTCCGGGTGGAGACGTCGTTGATGGAGGTGACCACGTCCGTCACCACACTGCTGCCGCCCATGGCCTTGCTCCGCGCGGAATCGGCGCTTTCGGCCGCCTCCGAGGCGTTGCGGGCGACCTCCAGGACAGTGGCGTTCATCTCCTCCATGGCCGTGGCCGTTTCGGAGGCGCGCTCGCTCTGCCTGGCGGAGCCATGGCTGGTCTGCTCGATCTGCGCGGTAAGCTGCTCCGAGGAGGAGGTCAGGCTCCCGACCATGGCGTCCAGACGATCGGCCGCCTCCAGCATGCCCTGTTGTTTGGCCTTCTCGGCCTCCTTCTGGGCCTCCTGGGCCTGCTCCATGGCTGCTTGCGCCCGTTGGGATTGCTCCTCGGCCTCCTGCGTCTGCGCATCGGCCATGCGGATCTTATCCCTGAGCTCGTCCACCATGCGGCGCAGGGCGTCGGCAAGGCGGCCCGTCTCGTCCTTGCCGCGCACGGCGAGGTCACGGTCCAGATCGCCCGCGGCCACGCCGTCGGCGAACTCCACGGTCTTGCCCAGGGGCACCACGATGGACCGGATGATGAAGATCATGACCACGATGATGGCAAGGACGACAATACCGTAGATCATCACGCCAAGGCTGTTGGATCGGGATATCCTGTCCTCCAGGGATTGGCTGGAGTCCACGAGCTTCAGGTTCTCGGCGTCGAGAATGGTGTCGAGCGCTTCCCGGGCCGCATTGGTGTGGTCATGGACTTTGTCCACCGTCGCGTCGAAAGCGGCCAGTATTTCCAGGCGGTCCTTGTATGCCTTTTGAATCATGTCGGGCAGCTCGGTGGTGAGGACTTTCAGAAAGGCCGGTATGGACTCTTGCAGAGTGGCGATGGAATCCTTGGCCTCCTCGGACCTGGCGTAGCCGGCAAGGGTGTCCAGGCTCGTCGTCAGGAACTCTCCGTAGTGCCGTATCTCTGCGAGCTGTGCCTGGTTGTCTTTGCCGGTGTTCCGGTCGTTGAGTATCTGCATGCCGACGAGCGCTGTCTTGACGTTGGCCAGATTGACCGCGCGGGTTTCAGTGACAGCCGTGTCGTAGCGCTCCCAAATGCCGGCAAGGGCGGAAGAGTCGCGTTGCTCGGTGAAGGTGTCCTCCAGAATGTCGAGGAATGCGCTGATCCGCATATTCTGGCCGTCCAATCTGTTGTCGAGCGCCTGGAGCTGCTCTTCCCGCCGGTGGAGGACGCCAGCGCTTTTGTTGATGAACTGCACGAGGTCCACAGAGACCATCTCGATGAGCTTGTTCTGCTCGGCATCGAGAGCCTGGATATTCTGCTGCAACTGCTTGTCCTTCTCCAGCTTGCGCAACTTGGCCAGGTCGTCGCGCAGCTCGGCGGCGGTGCTCTGGATAACGGCGATGCGTTCGTCACTCATGCCGTTGTCCCTGTCCACAATGGCGTCCATGGCGATGAGGTTGAGGTGGATCAAATTCTCGCGCATGTGCTGTGCGAGGTTGCTTTTTTCAAGGCTGAGCGCGTTCGCCTTCATGGTCCCGGATACGGACCGGCCATTGATGAAGTTGATGCCTGCCAGAATCGAGAGGGCAAGGACGACGCCAATCCCGAGCAGGATGAGGCGGACGCGGATACTCATAGACATATCTGACTCCGAGAGATGTTGACTGCAAAGAGGTTCATCAGCTTTCCTGCCCCGTGGAAAGCTTGGTAAACTCAGCGCATGCTGCTTGAATTATGAGTATACGCAGTCCTACGCTGATGACGATACAACTTCTTATCTTCTAGGGCAATAAGTACGTAATTATCCATGTTGCATGCATGAAGCTTACAAGAATAAACAGAGTGCAATACAGGTGGCGGTGTTCTCCCCGGTTTGCCGGGGCAATTCCCGGCGGTTTATTGGCCAATTGACCATCTTTCTTTTCAGGGCGGTCTCTGCTAGGTTCATTCAGCCGTGCAAAGGGTGCCCGCATTGGGTTATAGTCTTTAATTAAAATAAGCGATTACGAGTGCCTGGTAAGCAAGTCCTGCTCATCGTGGAGGATGACCGCAAAGTCTCTGCCCTCTACGGCAAGTTCCTTTCCGAGGAGCTCTTCGACATCACGTTCGCCAACCAGGGCCGGCGCGCCCTGGATGCGTACGATATTCTCAGACCCGACATCATCATTCTGGATCTCAACCTCCCGGACATGTCCGGTCTGGACGTGCTGCGGAGCATCCGCACCGAGCGCGGCGACACCTCCACCTGCGTCATTATCGCCTCGGCCAGCAGCAAGGAGGCCGTCTGCGAGCAGTGCAACGAGCTGGGCATCCAGGGCTACCTCACCAAGCCGTTCGACCTGACCAGCCTCAATGAGGCGATCATCGAGGCCCATGCCGGAGACGCCTCCAGCGAAGCCGGTCCGGAAATCCTCGGCGTGCTCATCGTGGAGGACGACCCGAAGATTGCGGCGCTGTACCATCGCTTTCTCGATCCAGAAGCGTTTCGCGTGCACATCGCCGGCAGCGGCACCGAGGCCCTGGCGTACATGGCGGACCACCGGCCGCAGATCATCATTCTGGACCTCGAGCTGCCCGGCATGAGCGGCATCGATCTGCTCAAGGAGCTGCGGGACAATCGCGTCGATATGGCGACCACCATCGTTATCGCATCCAGTCATAGCAAAGAGGAAATCGTGAAGGAGTGCCTGCGCTACAACGTGCAGGGATTCCTGGTGAAGCCGTTCAACGTGAAGCAGCTTACCCTGCGGGTGCTGCGCTTCCGGAACAGGCACATGGAAGATCTGAAAGACATTGGCTGGGATCCCGAGCTCACATGACTCACGCTGGTCCGCCGTCCTTTTCCTGAACTATCCGCGCATTGCGCACATAGTTGTCCAGCTCTGCCACCAGAGCAGCCGTCGCGTCCCTGTCTCCTGATTCGGCGGCCTTTTGTATGTCCGCGCCCAGCTCGGCCACGTGGTCGAAGCCGTAGGACGGCGCGCTGCCTTTCTGGCTGTGGCCCAGGCGACGCACGGCGTCCAGATCGTCCGAGGCCAGCGCCTCGTGCATGGCGGCGATGTCCGCGTGGAGCGATTCGAGATACATGGGGATGAGGTCGGCGACCTCGTCCGGTACCACCACATCGCAGGCGGAGTCGCCGGCGCCGGCTCCATCCGGTGCAATGCTGGCGATGGCCGCCAGCAGCTCGGCCCTGCGCACCGGCTTGGGCACGAACTCGTCGCATCCGGCCTCCAGGCAGCGTGTCCGCTCGCTGGCCAGGGCATGGGCGGTGAGTGCGATGATTGGCACGGCCCGGCGGCCGGTCTGGCGTTCCTCCTCCCGGATGGCCCTGGTGGCGGACAGCCCGTCCAGCACGGGCATCTGCATGTCCATGAGCACGGCGTCGTACTCGCGTTCGCGCACCATTTCCATGGCGCCTTCGCCGTCGGCCACCACGTCCAGGGTCACGGGCTGATCCTTCAGAAAAAGCTCCACAATGCGCTGGTTGGGAACATGATCCTCGGCCAGCAGAATCCGCATGGGCGGCAGCACGACGGCCTGCGCCTTTATGGCAACGGCCTCGGACTCCTTGCGCCGGCCCAGGGCCAGCTCCACGGATTCCAGCAGTTCCCCCCGCCGGCACGGCTTGACCACATGGGCCGCGACGCCTTCCCGGACGGCCCGGTTCTTCACGCGGCCGCCGTTCAGGGCTGAGAAAAGCATGACCACGGGGAGCTGCCGCGTCATGGCTGCGGCGATGGCCTGGAGTAGGGCAAAGCCGTTGTCCGGACCCAGGTCGAAGGCCGCGAGCACGCAGTCGAAGGGATCGTTCGCCTCGCTCTCGCAGATCATGCGCACAGCTGTTTCCAGATCGTGGCATACGCGCGTCCGCGCACCGTGCAGCTCCAGGAGCAGGGCGTTATGCTTCGCTGTCTTGGGCTTGGCGTCCACCACCAGAATGCTGGTGCCGGAAAGGGCTGTGTCCGTGCGGGCGTACATGGGGGCCGAGTCCGTCAGCGCGTCCAGCCGTACGCAGAAGGAGAACGTGGAGCCGGCGCCGGGTTCGCTGCGCACCCAGATATGTCCGCCCATGAGCTCTACGAGCTTCTTGCAGATGGCGAGGCCCAGGCCGCTGCCGCCGAACTGGCGGGTGGTGGAGGTGTCGGCCTGGGAGAAGTGCTCGAAGACGAGGCTCTGCTTGTCGGCCGGTATGCCCACACCGGTGTCGGAAACGTTGAAGAGCAGGAAGGATCGGGTCGCGCTGGCAATGGCGCGAGGGGCGTCCTCGGGCAGGTCGGCCGGCTCCAGCGGTTTGACGTCCAGCGAAACTTCGCCTTGGCGGGTGAACTTGACGGCGTTGCCCACCAGGTTGAGCAGCACCTGGGAGAGCCGTTTGGGGTCGCCGCCGACCTGGGTGACGGTGCTGGGGTGCACGCGCCAGAGCAGCTCCAGGTCCTTCTCGTGGGCGCGGAAGGCCAGCACCCGGCAGACGTTCTCCATCTCGTCCAGGATGTCG from Oceanidesulfovibrio marinus includes:
- a CDS encoding gamma-glutamyltransferase family protein, with amino-acid sequence MSDPLNIPARDPDLIFRSRRSPVCGTRHAAASSQPLATWIGMRILENGGSAADAAVAMAAVLAVVEPCSTGLGGDAFALYYDAEHGAVHALNGSGRSPSALTPAVMASHNIAGAIPPLSPLAVTVPGACGAWADLSRRFGRLGLGPCLEPAVELAESGFAIGPVTASLWRDGMEHQLIPAGDPGDLMPAGRAPAAGERITNKALAGVLKRIAADGPAAFYQGEIAATIARAVQDKGGVLAPDDLARHLEANEAEGVWSESMSTTLGKKVRIHECPPNSQGIVALIALAILEAVDANLSSPSPSAYDCHLMVEALRLAFAEAHRHVSDPRSMDTPAEALLDPERITELACLVDPEKCLSLPEGSPPGTSDTVYFCVVDGQGNACSMVNSNYLGFGSGIVPPGLGFSLQNRGANFSLQAGHPNEVGPNKRPYHTIIPSMATRAEDGALLGPFGVMGGFMQPQGHVQVAVNLFCRGGDGLDPQTALDLPRFCIPDGDPTSGVALEDGMDIKITLGLAGTGHMLGTVTGMERSLFGRGQIILRNPESGCLAAGSDPRADGLALAR
- a CDS encoding methyl-accepting chemotaxis protein, with the translated sequence MSMSIRVRLILLGIGVVLALSILAGINFINGRSVSGTMKANALSLEKSNLAQHMRENLIHLNLIAMDAIVDRDNGMSDERIAVIQSTAAELRDDLAKLRKLEKDKQLQQNIQALDAEQNKLIEMVSVDLVQFINKSAGVLHRREEQLQALDNRLDGQNMRISAFLDILEDTFTEQRDSSALAGIWERYDTAVTETRAVNLANVKTALVGMQILNDRNTGKDNQAQLAEIRHYGEFLTTSLDTLAGYARSEEAKDSIATLQESIPAFLKVLTTELPDMIQKAYKDRLEILAAFDATVDKVHDHTNAAREALDTILDAENLKLVDSSQSLEDRISRSNSLGVMIYGIVVLAIIVVMIFIIRSIVVPLGKTVEFADGVAAGDLDRDLAVRGKDETGRLADALRRMVDELRDKIRMADAQTQEAEEQSQRAQAAMEQAQEAQKEAEKAKQQGMLEAADRLDAMVGSLTSSSEQLTAQIEQTSHGSARQSERASETATAMEEMNATVLEVARNASEAAESADSARSKAMGGSSVVTDVVTSINDVSTRTSQMKSSLDSLGRRAEDIGAIMTVITDIADQTNLLALNAAIEAARAGEAGRGFAVVADEVRKLAEKTMSATSEVGRAIDAIQQETRGTVESMDEASGAVQLSTEYAEQAGAALQEIVRIVETTSDQVRSIATASEQQSAASEEINRAIEEVNSISAENTQGMYEAEQAVAGLADLASRLARLIDELRQG
- a CDS encoding response regulator is translated as MPGKQVLLIVEDDRKVSALYGKFLSEELFDITFANQGRRALDAYDILRPDIIILDLNLPDMSGLDVLRSIRTERGDTSTCVIIASASSKEAVCEQCNELGIQGYLTKPFDLTSLNEAIIEAHAGDASSEAGPEILGVLIVEDDPKIAALYHRFLDPEAFRVHIAGSGTEALAYMADHRPQIIILDLELPGMSGIDLLKELRDNRVDMATTIVIASSHSKEEIVKECLRYNVQGFLVKPFNVKQLTLRVLRFRNRHMEDLKDIGWDPELT
- a CDS encoding response regulator, with product MGDEERSLIITQLQEQVARLADEKSIALDALEMATTLGTFETPVDAADGFQILVRETATRVSSLFRLKSMAVYLANEEDASFDLAYCDPESDGSWFESELEVLIEDGTFAWALYRNRHVIVSTRDEKGRLLLHAIATASRGWGMFIGLLDQPEREIYDISYALLTNILLSAAHALENVSLFEAIKKVKNSLAAQVADRTRDIRRSNRELEKALAHSKELAREAEIANTAKTEFLARMSHEIRTPINSILGMAELLWDTELTPTQKDYVQTSRSSGEMLLDVINDILDFARIEAGEVLLENVPFDILDEMENVCRVLAFRAHEKDLELLWRVHPSTVTQVGGDPKRLSQVLLNLVGNAVKFTRQGEVSLDVKPLEPADLPEDAPRAIASATRSFLLFNVSDTGVGIPADKQSLVFEHFSQADTSTTRQFGGSGLGLAICKKLVELMGGHIWVRSEPGAGSTFSFCVRLDALTDSAPMYARTDTALSGTSILVVDAKPKTAKHNALLLELHGARTRVCHDLETAVRMICESEANDPFDCVLAAFDLGPDNGFALLQAIAAAMTRQLPVVMLFSALNGGRVKNRAVREGVAAHVVKPCRRGELLESVELALGRRKESEAVAIKAQAVVLPPMRILLAEDHVPNQRIVELFLKDQPVTLDVVADGEGAMEMVREREYDAVLMDMQMPVLDGLSATRAIREEERQTGRRAVPIIALTAHALASERTRCLEAGCDEFVPKPVRRAELLAAIASIAPDGAGAGDSACDVVVPDEVADLIPMYLESLHADIAAMHEALASDDLDAVRRLGHSQKGSAPSYGFDHVAELGADIQKAAESGDRDATAALVAELDNYVRNARIVQEKDGGPA